The genomic stretch TTTTACGGATAAAACCATCAACGAGGTGGTAAAGGCTACTTTTGAGATGGCAAAGGTCAAGACCGGAGCACTCATGGTCATCGAACGGGGGGATTCTTTAAAGGAGATCGAACGAACGGGAATAGAAGTGGGAGGAGTTGTAAGCAGCCAGCTTATTATCAACATCTTTGAGCATAATACACCGCTTCATGACGGGGCGGTGGTAATCCGGGGAAACCGTGTTGCAGCGGCTACCTGTTACCTGCCTCTATCCGATAATATGAGCATCAGTAAGGATCTGGGTACAAGACACAGGGCCGCAGTAGGTGTCAGTGAAGTAAGCGACAGCATTACCATTGTGGTATCGGAGGAAACCGGGCGTGTGACGGTGGCTCTGGAAGGCGGCCTTAGGAAGATTGCGGATGCTGATATGCTCCGGTCTGTTCTTGCAGGTGTAAAACAGGCGCAAGAGGAAGGAAGCAGATTCAGGATTTTGAAGGGAAGGCGTAAGAATGAAGGAAAAGCTGTTAAATAATCTTGGACTGAAAGTTGCCTCTCTGGTGCTAGCCTTTGCAGTATGGATGGCTGTTGTCAACATTTCCAATCCCATCATTGACGATTCCCAGATAGTTACGGTCGAGGTGCTCAATGAGGATGTGCTGGAGGCTTCCAATTTAACCTATGAAATTGTGGGAAAGGATTCGGTAACAATCAGTTATCAGGTGAGAACAAGAGACCGTTCCCTCTTGAGGGCTTCGGACTTTCATGCCTATGTAGATTTAAAGGATTATAACGTGACTGGAGCCATTCCGATCACGGTGGAGATTAATAAAGATAAAGAAAACCTTGTAAAGAGCGATGCCATTACGGCTAAACCAATGGTGATCCGAATCAGAACGGAAGAGCTTCAGCGCAAGAAGTTTGATCTTCAGGTTCAGACCAAAGGAAACCAGGAGGACGGGTATGAATTGGGAATGATCACCCTTTCACCGGATTATGTGACAGTGGAAGGTCCCGAATCCCAGATCGGCC from Lacrimispora sphenoides JCM 1415 encodes the following:
- the cdaA gene encoding diadenylate cyclase CdaA → MADFLDGMYSWVSFLPRISKTNLVEIIIIAVLLYELLTWIMNTRAWTLLKGIIVILLFYLFAYVFRLDNIFWILNKIATPAVTMAIVIFQPELRKALEQLGSKNPFTGILTFDDGRDNSAFTDKTINEVVKATFEMAKVKTGALMVIERGDSLKEIERTGIEVGGVVSSQLIINIFEHNTPLHDGAVVIRGNRVAAATCYLPLSDNMSISKDLGTRHRAAVGVSEVSDSITIVVSEETGRVTVALEGGLRKIADADMLRSVLAGVKQAQEEGSRFRILKGRRKNEGKAVK